CATCCCTGTTGAGGCTATGCCTACTTTCACTGTGCTTGTTCCTCACTACTCTGAGAAGATCTTGCTCTCTCTTAGGGAGATTATCAGGGAAGAGGACCAGAACACCCGTGTTACTTTACTCGAGTACTTGAAGCAACTCCATCCTGTCGAATGGGACAACTTTGTACGCGACACAAAGATCCTTGCAGAAGAGTCCGACGCTTTCAACGGTGGCAACCCCTTCGCGTCtgatgagaaggaggaggtCAAGAAGGCCGATGACATTCCGTTCTACACCATCGGTTTCAAGTCTGCCGCTCCCGAATACACTCTTCGTACTCGAATTTGGGCGTCTCTTCGTGCTCAGACCTTGTACCGAACTGTATCTGGTTTCATGAACTACAGCAAGGCCATCAAGCTTCTTTACCGAGTCGAAAACCCCGAGGTTGTCCAGCTGTTCGGCGGCAACACTGACCAGCTCGAAAGGGAGCTTGAAAGAATGGCTCGACGAAAGTTCAAATTTGTCGTCTCCATGCAGCGATACTCAAAGTTCAATAAAGAGGAGCATGAAAACGCTGAATTTTTGTTACGTGCCTACCCCGACTTGCAGATTGCGTACCTCGACGAGGAGCCTCCTCGCAAGGACGGTGGCGAGTCTCGTATCTTCTCTGCCTTGATCGACGGCCACTCTGAAATAATGCCCAACGGTCGACGACGCCCGAAGTTCCGTATTGAGCTTCCTGGTAACCCAATTCTCGGTGATGGCAAATCTGATAACCAGAACCACGCCATTATTTTCTATCGAGGCGAGTACCTGCAGCTTATCGATGCGAACCAGGACAACTATCTCGAAGAGTGTTTGAAGATTCGAAACGTTCTTGGCGAGTTTGAGGAATTTAAGGTATCTACCCAGAGCCCTTACGCTGCCCAGGGTCATGCCGACTTCGCCAAGTTCCCCGTTGCTATTTTGGGTGCTCGAGAATACATTTTCTCTGAAAACATTGGTATCCTTGGTGACATTGCTGCTGGTAAAGAACAAACTTTCGGTACTCTGGCTGCCAGATCTTTATCCTACATTGGCGGTAAGCTGCACTATGGTCATGTAAGTTTCGTCTCCCCAATCGACGACATCGTGGGCTAATGGTTATCTTTTAGCCCGATTTCCTCAACGCTATCTACATGAACACTCGTGGTGGTGTCTCTAAGGCTCAGAAGGGTTTGCATCTTAACGAAGATATCTTCGCTGGTATGCTTGCTTTTGGTCGAGGTGGTCGTATCAAGCACTCCGAATACTACCAATGTGGCAAGGGTCGAGATCTTGGTTTTGGTACCATTCTTAATTTCCAGACCAAGATTGGTACTGGTATGGGCGAGCAAATGCTTTCACGGGAGTATTACTACTTAGGCACCCAGCTTCCGATCGATAGGTTCTTGACCTTTTACTATGGGCATCCCGGTTTCCACATCAACAACATTGTGAGTTGCACTGTTGTGGTTTTTCAGATTGCAAACTGACCATCTTATAGTTGGTTATGATGTCTGTCCAAGTCTTCATGCTCGCTCTCGTCTTCCTCGGTACTCTTAACAAGCAACTTACCGTCTGCAGATACTCTTCTAGTGGAGACATTCTTCCTGGTCAGAGTGGTTGTTACAACCTTGTACCCGTGTTCAAGTGGATCAAGAGGTGCATCATCTCCATTTTTATCGTGTTCTGGATTGCCTTCGTTCCTCTTTTTGTGCAGGGTGAGTTCTGCTCATTCATTATGTGATTGAGTTCTGTTGATCTCCCAATAGAACTTACCGAGCGTGGTACTGGCCGGGCTATTCTTCGACTGTGCAAGCACTTTTTATCGCTCTCGCCTGTCTTCGAAGTGTTCTCCACCCAGATTTACATGCACTCGATTCTCAACGACTTGACTTTCGGTGGTGCTAGGTATATCGCTACTGGTCGTGGTTTTGCTACCACTCGAATCTCTTTCAGCATTCTTTAGTAAGTGCTGTTCTTTTCTGAGTGGACCGTCGATTAACCGTGAACAGCTCCCGATTCGCTGGACCTTCGATCTATCTCGGTATACGTACCCTCGTCATTCTTCTCTTCGTCACTCTTACAGTTTGGGTTCCTCATCTTATCTACTTCTGGATTACGGTTGTTGGTCTTTGTGTTGCgcctttcctcttcaaccCCCACCAATTCGCCATCGCTGACTTTGTTATCGACTACCGAGAATTTATTCGTTGGATGTCTCGAGGCAACTCGAGAACACATGCTAACTCTTGGGTCGGTTACTGTCGATTGTCCCGAACTAGGGTTACTGGTTTCAAGCGCAAGAGGTTGGGTCTCCCTAGTGAGAAGTTGTCGAGTGATGTGCCTAGGGCTCCTTGGAAGGCTATTTTGGTTGGAGAAATTATCGGCCCCATCTGTTTAGCTATCCTTTTCGTGATCTGTTACCTCTTCGTCAAGAGTTTCGCCGTGGACGGTCAAGTTCAGCCTGGTTTGGTAAGGATTGCGGTCATCGCTCTTGGTCCTATTGTTTGGAACATGGCCCTCTTGATTACTCTCTTCTTGATCTCCGTCTTCCTCGGTCCTTGTGTAGGTTTTCGTCTTGTCGTTTATCATGAACAGTAAACAGTAGCTAATGATCGCCTTCAGCTGAATTCTTATACTCACCAGTTTGGCGCCACAATGGCTGCCCTCGCTCACTTCGGTGCCGTCGCCGGTATGCTTGTCTTCTTTGAGCTGCTTTGGTTCCTTGAGCTTTGGAACACTTCCCATGCCGTCCTCGGTATCATCGCTGTTATCAGTGTGCAGAGGTGTATCTTCAAGTTCCTTATCGCTGTCTTCTTGTCGCGAGAGTTCAAACACGACGAAACCAACAGAGCTTGGTGGACTGTACGTTTCTATCCCTTGTACAAGATTGAGCATATACTGACGTTTATATCCAGGGTGTATGGTTCAATCGTGGTTTGGGTTCACACGCGCTTTCTCAGCCAGCCCGAGAGTTTGTTGTAAAGACAATCGAAATGGGCTTGTACTCTGCCGACTTCATTGCCTGTCACTGTAAGTATATAGGTCAACATCTTTTAAGCCCTCATTCTGACCCGTAATTTAGTActccttgcccttcttACCATCCCCATGTTCATTCCTTACTTTGACCGAGTTCACGCTACTATGCTCTTCTGGCTCGCGCCCAATCAACAAATCAGACCTCCTATATATAGCTTCAGGCAGAGGAACCAACGACGGAAAATTGTTTTCAAGTGTAAGTCATTCCCGTCTGCCGAATGGATGTCTAGGCGCTAATGTATAGCAAATAGACGGTCTTTTGTACTTGCTTATTCAAGGTATACTTATTGCCCTCATCGTCGTtcccatcatcttcaaggACGTCGTCGGCCTTACACCAAAGAGTGTTCCTTTCAACGGTGTCATCTAAGGACCTGCCTCCCAACAATTCTTTAACGATCCGTTTTCCTCTCCAATCCTTTTCTACGCGCATTTCAACGCCACAATTCCCCTCTTGCATAGAACGACTTACAACATATGCCACTCCCACAAACTCAGGATCATGTCTTTGAGCAAAACTAGTTTGACAGATCTCGAATCAACGGACAATTTTTTTACATTCACTCTGAGCCAAAACTCTACCTTTatttctttctttttctctagcttttccatctcttgATGTGCAATTTGAATGTTCAGATTGAGCGTACATGAATTATACCCCTCAGTATGTTAGATGTGGATGAATGACGATAACGACAGCAGGCTAGAACCCAATGTTGAGTTTTTATTTTCCGTCTGGTGCAGATTCTTATATAAGTAGTACAGTACTATTATGCAAAATGATATGACACACGCGACGATAACTGGCTCGTCGAATTCACATGTCACGTAAAAATCACAAATCATATCTCGCTAATAGGCTACACAGGAACATGATAAAACGTAG
The sequence above is drawn from the Cryptococcus gattii WM276 chromosome N, complete sequence genome and encodes:
- a CDS encoding 1,3-beta-glucan synthase, putative (Similar to TIGR gene model, INSD accession AAW47202.1), which encodes MSYPNPPPAPKGSASFSSASSDPFNQTNQLPYDSNAQYAPQQAFAHPNAPNPGAGGAGVAPPGQGGQYAPYYDNEPEMGGRWEGGGMGRETWASESGWSQNEPNYPSSDYHGGPGYLPSRASTPTFEGSNAGHRPREPYPAWTVDSNIPLSKEEIEDVLIDLANKFGFQKDSSRNVYDFLMIQLDSRASRMSPNQALLTLHADYIGGEHANYRKWYFAAQLDLDDAIGAVQNPGLNRVRSVARRGGKSKNPLATAQEKSLESATSRWRTAMNNMSQYDRLRQVALYLLCWGEAAQVRFMPECLCFIFKCADDYYRSPECQNRQEAVPEGLYMRAVIKPLYKFLRDQGYEVVDGKFLRRERDHDKIIGYDDVNQLFWYPEGISRITLNDKTRLVDIPPAQRFMKFDRIDWNKVFFKTYLEKRSFFHLLVNFNRIWVLHISVFWFFTAYNAPSIYAPSGSTTATTPMAWSMTGLGGFVATLIMIAATLAEFSYIPTTWNNTSHLTRRLIFLLIILAITGGPSIYIAFFNQTGRVALILGIVQFFCSVVATIAFATLPSGRMFGDRVAGKSRKYLANQTFTASYPSLGFYPRVASFLLWFLIFGCKFTESYFFLTLSFRDPMKVMNGMKVQNCRDKYLGSGLCMNQPAFALAVMFVMDLTLFFLDTFLWYVIWNTVFSIARSFAIGMSIWTPWKDIFARLPKRIYAKILATDDMEVKYKPKVLVSQVWNAVIISMYREHLLSIEHVQKLLYHQIQSDQPGKRTLRAPAFFISQNEKGSKAEFFPKGSEAERRICFFAQSLTTSIPAPIPVEAMPTFTVLVPHYSEKILLSLREIIREEDQNTRVTLLEYLKQLHPVEWDNFVRDTKILAEESDAFNGGNPFASDEKEEVKKADDIPFYTIGFKSAAPEYTLRTRIWASLRAQTLYRTVSGFMNYSKAIKLLYRVENPEVVQLFGGNTDQLERELERMARRKFKFVVSMQRYSKFNKEEHENAEFLLRAYPDLQIAYLDEEPPRKDGGESRIFSALIDGHSEIMPNGRRRPKFRIELPGNPILGDGKSDNQNHAIIFYRGEYLQLIDANQDNYLEECLKIRNVLGEFEEFKVSTQSPYAAQGHADFAKFPVAILGAREYIFSENIGILGDIAAGKEQTFGTLAARSLSYIGGKLHYGHPDFLNAIYMNTRGGVSKAQKGLHLNEDIFAGMLAFGRGGRIKHSEYYQCGKGRDLGFGTILNFQTKIGTGMGEQMLSREYYYLGTQLPIDRFLTFYYGHPGFHINNILVMMSVQVFMLALVFLGTLNKQLTVCRYSSSGDILPGQSGCYNLVPVFKWIKRCIISIFIVFWIAFVPLFVQELTERGTGRAILRLCKHFLSLSPVFEVFSTQIYMHSILNDLTFGGARYIATGRGFATTRISFSILYSRFAGPSIYLGIRTLVILLFVTLTVWVPHLIYFWITVVGLCVAPFLFNPHQFAIADFVIDYREFIRWMSRGNSRTHANSWVGYCRLSRTRVTGFKRKRLGLPSEKLSSDVPRAPWKAILVGEIIGPICLAILFVICYLFVKSFAVDGQVQPGLVRIAVIALGPIVWNMALLITLFLISVFLGPCLNSYTHQFGATMAALAHFGAVAGMLVFFELLWFLELWNTSHAVLGIIAVISVQRCIFKFLIAVFLSREFKHDETNRAWWTGVWFNRGLGSHALSQPAREFVVKTIEMGLYSADFIACHLLLALLTIPMFIPYFDRVHATMLFWLAPNQQIRPPIYSFRQRNQRRKIVFKYGLLYLLIQGILIALIVVPIIFKDVVGLTPKSVPFNGVI